One window of the Candidatus Chryseobacterium colombiense genome contains the following:
- a CDS encoding 2OG-Fe(II) oxygenase translates to MEKKELHPQIFIIENFLNDEECDEYIKRAEKQTFEEAKINMHGKQVMSKGIRNNERLMIFDEKMAANLFEKAKEFLPEKAGIYNLSGFNEMFRVYKYLPGQLFRMHRDGSYERNENEVSFYTFLIYLNDDFEGGETEFENLFTVLPKKGSALVFYHPLRHEGKTLISGLKYVLRTDVMYSKN, encoded by the coding sequence ATGGAAAAGAAAGAATTACACCCACAGATTTTTATTATAGAGAATTTTTTGAATGATGAAGAATGTGATGAATATATAAAAAGAGCAGAGAAACAGACTTTCGAAGAGGCAAAAATAAATATGCACGGAAAACAGGTCATGAGCAAAGGAATAAGAAATAATGAAAGGCTTATGATATTTGATGAAAAGATGGCTGCAAATCTCTTTGAAAAGGCAAAAGAATTCTTACCGGAAAAAGCGGGAATATATAACCTGTCAGGTTTTAATGAAATGTTCAGGGTTTATAAATATTTGCCGGGGCAACTGTTCAGAATGCATAGAGATGGAAGCTATGAAAGAAATGAAAATGAAGTAAGCTTTTACACTTTTTTAATCTATCTGAATGATGATTTTGAAGGCGGAGAAACTGAATTTGAAAATCTGTTCACTGTACTCCCGAAGAAAGGATCTGCGTTAGTTTTTTACCATCCTTTGAGACACGAAGGAAAAACTTTAATCAGTGGTTTAAAGTACGTTTTGAGAACAGACGTTATGTACTCTAAAAACTAA